The DNA segment CGCTGCACGAGTTCCTGCCCAACCGCGAGGAGCTGATCGAGCAGGTGGCGACCCTGCGCGTGAAGTCACCCGCGTCGCGCAAGCTCAAGTCGCTGGAGAAGATGCTGGCGGCGGTGGAGGGCATGGCGGAGATGAACCCCATGCTCGGCCTGCGCGGCTGCCGCCTGAGCATCATGATGCCCGAGATCGTGGAGATGCAGACGCGCGCCATCATGGAGGCGGCCTGCAACTGCAAGCAGCGCGGGGTGGACGTCCACGTCAAGATCATGATCCCGCTCATCGGCCATGTCAACGAGCTCAAGTTCGTGCGCGAGCGCCTCGAACCCGTCGCCAAGCAGGTGATGAAGGAGCAGGGCTGTCGGATTGACTATCGCTTCGGCACCATGATCGAGATCCCCCGCGCCGCCCTTACCGCGGGCGAGGTCGCCGGCGTCGCCCAATTCTTCTCCTTCGGCACCAACGACCTCACGCAGACCGTTTTCGGCTTCTCGCGCGACGACGCCGAGGGCAAGTTCCTGCTCAAGTACGTCGAGGATCACATCCTGCCCGTCAATCCCTTCCAGACCCTCGACCGCGAGGGCGTCGGCGCGCTCATCAAGATGGCCGTGACCGCGGGCCGCGCCGCCAACCCCAAGCTTGAGGTCGGCATCTGCGGCGAGCACGGCGGCGACCCCGACAGCATCGAGTTCTGCCACCAGGTCGGCCTCGACTACGTGAGCTGCTCGCCCTTCCGCGTGCCCGTCGCGCGTCTGGCGGCGGCGCAGGCGGCGCTGGCGGATACGTCGTTCAGGGATAAGTAGCGACAGGGGTAAGACTATCCCTGGCTCTGGCGCGAAGCTGTGCCACATGAGGGGAGCATGGACCATCGCCTGCACGAGCTGCTGAAGCAAGTGAAGTCGGGTGAGGCAACGATCGAGCAGGCCCTCGAGCGGCTGCGCCACCTGCCATTCGAGGACCTCGAGTTCGCCAAGCTCGACACCCATCGCGCCCTGCGCAAGGGCTTCCCCGAGGCGATCTATTCACCCGGCAAGACCCCGGCGCAGATCGCGACGCTGATGCAGCGCCTGGTGGAGCACGGCCAGACCGCGCTCGCCACCCGCGCCTCGCGCGAGGTCTTCGAAGCGGTGCGCGCGGAGCTGCCGGACGCCGAATACCACGAAGCCGCGCGCATCATCGTCCTCAAGGAATGGGGACAGGCACCGATTTCCGGAGAAGTCGGA comes from the Armatimonadota bacterium genome and includes:
- a CDS encoding putative PEP-binding protein; amino-acid sequence: LHEFLPNREELIEQVATLRVKSPASRKLKSLEKMLAAVEGMAEMNPMLGLRGCRLSIMMPEIVEMQTRAIMEAACNCKQRGVDVHVKIMIPLIGHVNELKFVRERLEPVAKQVMKEQGCRIDYRFGTMIEIPRAALTAGEVAGVAQFFSFGTNDLTQTVFGFSRDDAEGKFLLKYVEDHILPVNPFQTLDREGVGALIKMAVTAGRAANPKLEVGICGEHGGDPDSIEFCHQVGLDYVSCSPFRVPVARLAAAQAALADTSFRDK